In a single window of the Bos taurus isolate L1 Dominette 01449 registration number 42190680 breed Hereford chromosome 23, ARS-UCD2.0, whole genome shotgun sequence genome:
- the LOC112443770 gene encoding uncharacterized protein: protein MKRSPVVESVSKSSILQEENLPQKEAEKGQHPREFGWEAERSLGGRPCPSAAHVSEPCLCGCSLRTKAMLHPRPSPISRPASQALPNLSSGRKPLSFLGTAFKSQSSQNSLKPQVNAKSQLASGDRSRASCSATPPRRLVPMGMWPQRFLNPLSKSWPEEPLHTYIPLEGSHCLSLEALSPMMSPVEGDKPQSSPPFCFK from the exons atgaagagatcCCCTGTGGTAGAGTCTGTCTCTAAGTCCTCGATCCTGCAGGAAGAGAACTTGCCCCAGAAAGAGGCTGA GAAAGGCCAGCACCCCAGGGAGTTCGGATGGGAGGCAGAGCGCAGCCTGGGGGGTCGGCCCTGCCCCTCTGCGGCCCACGTCTCTGAGCCCTGCCTCTGCGGGTGCAGCCTGAGGACCAAGGCCATGCTGCACCCTCGGCCCTCTCCCATCTCCCGCCCAGCCTCTCAGGCGCTCCCCAACTTGTCATCCGGAAGGAAGCCGCTGTCTTTTCTGGGGACTGCATTCAAGTCTCAGTCCTCCCAGAATTCTCTGAAGCCCCAGGTGAACGCCAAGTCCCAGTTGGCCTCTGGGGACAGGTCAAGAGCTTCCTGCAGTGCCACACCACCACGCAGGCTGGTACCCATGGGCATGTGGCCTCAGAGATTTCTTAACCCGCTCTCCAAGTCCTGGCCAGAGGAGCCCCTGCACACCTATATCCCACTGGAAGGGAGCCACTGCCTCAGCCTGGAAGCCCTGTCCCCAATGATGTCACCTGTGGAGGGTGACAAACCCCAGTCCTCTCCACCattctgttttaaataa